TTATGGCCGTTTCCCTTTTATCCCCCGTCAACATCCACATTTTTATGCCAGCCCTTCTAATCTTTTCGATAGCTTCTGACACACCCTTTTGTAACTTGTCTTCAATTGCAGTTACGCCCAAAAGATTTAAACCGTCCTCAATCTCTGCACCAACTTCATcgattttcattttcctaTCAGTTAAAGAGGTTTTAGCTTGATGATAGCGTTTATTCCAATTATCATAATGCGCGATATCGATCCATTTGTAACCGTAAACCAGAGTTCTTAGGCCTTCAGTAGAAAACTCATCAATTGCTTGCAGTGTCCTTTCGATAAcatattcttcattcaaaatcagTTCGTCATTTCCTATGTGTTCCAAAAGTTCTGTATCGTAATCGTATTGTGACCcttccttctttgaattcattgCTAAGTTACTGTTTGGAGAACGTGTCTCGTTTGAGGAAGCTTGAAGCCCATATTTCTCAACTTGTTGCTTATGGAGAGACTTTCTACTTTTATTTACAACACTGTCAATCTCCTGATCAGATTTTTTAACAGTTTCTAGAAATTGATCGATGGAGTCGATTTGTTTCTCGGGATCGCGAGACCTactatttttcattgacaGACTTCTTCTCACTGCCTGCAATGATAAACTTGCCCTTGGTATACCGGACAAAGAATTTCTCAACGATGTCCTGGCTTCCTCATTTACTGTTCTTTCCAaggattttctttgctgGAGAACCAACTCTGCTTCAGCGTCTTTACGTTCCTTGGTATTGGCACATATATcagccatttttttggcagcCAACTCATGGTCATGCAAACGTTCTATAATAACGTTGTCAGCGCCTTTGCAAATCAGAAGAACTTGATTTGGGCGATTTGGAAGACGTACAAGAACAGAcattctctttctttgagaatTAAAATCAATATAATTCAAAATCTCATAATCCTCCAATATAGCATCACCCTCAAAGCCGTCTGGGAAAGTTTTTATGGTCAAAATTTGAGCATTTCTATTCAACACAATGTAACCCAGGTCTCTAGCAGCGGTAACAAGGGCCAATTCATCTGGAGATGACGATTGGTATTCTACAGAGTCTTCTTCCATGGACTCATTAGAAGCTTTTTTGGGAAGACAAGTGTGACAAAGAGCTAGcgacaaaaagaaaaattttgccTTTTGTGAAAATAGGGCTGTTGGGTATCTCTGAATGAATTGAATTAAGTCGAACGAGCTCTTAATATCATCCTTAAACGATTCATACGGGGAGAAATCAGAAGCTTCTTTATTTGAATGgagattttctttcccaAAAAGTGATCGCATACTGGGACGACCTGTATAAATTGCCGATGAGTTTCCTTTATATTCAATGGAATTTCTGGACTGAGGAAACTCATCTAAAGATGGACGTTGCACCTTCTCAATCGATTCCTTTGAAAGTCCAAGCCGATCAAGAACGTTTTGGTCTCCGATGGAAACAACATCTATATTAGAGCCGTTGCGAACTTTTGGTGGCAATTTCAAATAGCTTGTATTGTCTCTATTGTTATCATCCGAAGTATCTTCGGAAGTGCTGAGATCTGCATTATGCATCCAAGATGATCCACATAGAGAAAACTTACGAAAAATCATCTTATTATCTGTCAGCGTTCCCGTTTTATCACTAAAGATGTATGACACCTGCCCtaattcttccaaaatCGTTGCTGTCCTCGATTCACACGGCGTATTTGTTTCTGCGTGGTACATATCAATGTCCCATTCCATCATTTTACTTTGAATTACCTTGATGATTTCCATCGTCACATACAAAGACAAAGGAATAATGGTATTATACATGATGATAAAGGACATTATTGTTGGTGCTACACCGGCATCTGTCTGGAACAGATACCATGCCTGGTTTTTGTCGAtgtatctttttttatgcAAAACATGCCCAAAATAAGAGAACAGGGATATTACGGCAACAACGAGTACCATAAACACAATAAtcatatttatttttctttgtagCTTAGGTGCCTTAgttcttggatttttcaaagcgtTCATTCTgattttggtttcttcacCACTAAAGATAACCATGCCAACAACATTTTGAGTGTTCCTCAAAATACTGCCACGGTATATCACATTGTCAGGGCCTAAGGGATATTTCATTATGGTATCATTGCGAGAGTTTTTTAGTTCTAAATTACCCTCAAAATTATATAGGTCAATATTGGGATCTTCCACAGTAACCTGAGCGTTTATATTTGCTAGACCTGACGCAGCTTTTGTCAGTTTATTTAATTCTGGATGAGGTTGCTTACTTTTCAAGTTTGTTTCACCATCTAAAGCCATGGTTTCAACGAAACATTCGTTATTTTCGCCATCGCATGTCAATAAAAGTAAATCTGCAGGTATCCAATCATCCTGGGTAAGAAGCACGAAATCTCCCACGCGTAGTTTCTCccactttttttgttgaatatGAACATTATACTTGATCTTGAGAAGTTCGAAATTATTAAAGTGAGTGTCTAAGAATTGTCTTTGTGTGTAATTTTGATCACTATTAGAAGGCAGGTCGTTTTCAGCAGCCTTCAATTTTGTTAAATACGCAGTCGAAGACATAACACTGTTTGGTAGTCCATACACTTCGTGTGAGTCATAGACTTCATCTTTAATTAAAACATCTACAGGtttgttattttcttccttatCCAAACGATGTCTTCTGAAATCGTCCCATGCTTCTCTTGTCATAGATATACCCATAAATACACATAAGGGGATAATGGTCGTGTAAGTACCAGTTGTAGACCATCCAGGTATCATTTGTAAAACAGCCACGATGAAAAAGTAGGTGTTGGCcaactttgaaaattgtGCATAAAGTTGTCTAGGGAGAAAAGAATACAAGGTATATCTTGACGATGTTATTCGATTATCACAGTAAGGCTTGCTAAATCTTTCGTCTATTAAATAACAGTCCCTTTTATTAGCAGCTCGCTGGTATTCGATTGCATTGTGATCTAGTATAATCGGAATATGTCTACCATCTTTGGAATGGAACGTTCTCCGTCGATCTAGGATAGTATCAAGTATTTTAGTAACAATATTATATGACGCTTCTGGACTGTCGTATCCCTCCTCTTCAAATTCCACTTCCACGGCGTAACTGCCACTATTCTCATCTCCACCATCGccatcattattatcgCCATTAGAAGATGCCTTATTCTCATTGATATCTTCTAATTCTATCTCGTCATCGGTTCTTCCACGATATTTGTCATATAAATGCTTATTGAACATCTGCGTTCGCAACGATGAAGATCTCCTTCTTTGCCCATCAGCGATTCCCATAATATTCTTTGACTAAAAAATGACTTACTTAATTATCTACCCAATTTGAATGCTTACGCCGCTATATGGGAGCTGCGTGtatataacaaaaaaagtgagATAAAAGGAGCAGCAAAGAATAAAGGAGTGAAGAAACAGTTCAAAAAGCGATCGAATAATCCGGCAGTTGCTCTTTTCTTCACAAACTTATTGCAATACTAAACCTCGTTTTGTTTAATGTTCGTTTATTCAAAGCATTTAGCATGGGGTTGAAAATCACCCGGCTGCACAGCCTGTTATTGGATTATATACAAAATATGATGAACGCGTTATCAACACTCCTGAACACATATTGCAACGTATACATATCACGATTCGTTTCCTAACAATCCCTCTAGTTCGTACAGGAAAGGAATGGTCTCTTCTGAAGATACTTTGCATTTGCTGAGAGACCCGCTCTCAAGTAGGCCATCTTCTCTTGATGGTTTCGCAAAGTCAAATCCTATTGGAGTCGAATCTTCGGTTTTCCTTAGCAGCTCAAACGACTTTGCAGTCCGTAATCTCTCTCTGCCTTCACGGTTTTCTCGAGCTAGTTttaaaattctttcatCTAGCTTACGTCGCAACTCATTGTCGGAGAGCTGCTTGAAATCGGGTGTCTTACAATCTACATTTGCGCTGAAGCATACAGGGCGACTTTCGTCTACACCGATACCAACATCGTAATAGTGGTCTTCACAGTTATAAACTTCATCGTTCTCTAATTCGATGTCGTTTTCAGACGGCTCGTTCTCCGATTCATTGACATTTATAAACTCAACTTTCTTCTCTAAATTAAGTCCTTGtatcgatgaagaagaggaagattGTCTGCCTTTGAGGATATCCAGATGAAAACCACGAACAGTTGTGTTAGTTATTGGCGTCTTTCTTGCCTTAGTAAAATTGTTACACGTTTTCAAACCTTTCCAGAAACGAATCAGCTCTTCCAACTTATCTTGAACATTACTCTTGTAAGTCTCTGTTATCCCATTTTGAACATCGACGGCCAataaatcattttcaatttttttcacgtAATTCAACGCCTGGAATACTTCATCACTTTTTGAGAATGAATATTTATTACTCTTTTCACCACCGTTAGTTGGCCATGATTCTCCTGGAAGCGCATATAATATTTGTTTATGATCATTTAAAGATATTAGGACCGCTGAAAGAAGCGGATTTAATCCTTTTAAAAGATTGGTTACCCTTTGAAATGTGTCTATtgagttcttttttttttgttgcaTTCTCACCATATAGTCAGGGAATATTTTGTTTAATGCATTTTGCATATttgaactgaaaaaattgccgTCTCCTGTCATATCTAAAGACAGTAAACAGCAAAgcatgaattttttcagcagtTTCAGTCTCAAGAGTTTCCCATCAAGGTCTTTAAATGCAATAATAGTGTTATAGTATAAATTTGATATGTCAATGCCGTACAATTCACAGTACTTCGAAAGCTCGCTGGTATTACTTAAGATGACAATATCACCAATAATTGTTTTGAGTTTGTAAAAGAGTGCATCACTCGAAAATGTTAAGAGCTCCTCTACCATAGATGAATATTCATCTGCATTTGAAATAAAAGTTACTCTTGATATAATCCtgtaattttttatttctttatatcGTAGATGATATTTGTGAACCATTACATCCACTTGTTGCAAGGATTTGAGCACCTTTTGTACCTCTATCAAAGTTTTATAACAAATCAAATGGCTTCTAAAGTGCTCTTGTTGCATTGATAAATATACTACTACCAGTACTGAACTTAGAACTCTCTTCAAGCCTGagtcatttttctttttacaatatttctttaattgTCTGAGAACTCGATAGGAGGTTAATAATACCGAGAGGTAGTGAAAGTCCTGCttgatatatatgtttttgttctctACTACCGCCAGTTTGCCGTATTTCGTAGTCAGAAAGGCTAAGGATCTAAGAGGAACCTTCTGTAGTATAGCTGAGCTCTTATGAAAATTCATAATAGATTGATTTAGATGCAATGTTAATCTATAATGATTCAGatcgttcaaaaaatgtGAGGTAATAATCGAGTattgaaattcttcaaaaaattggtgTATTACGCTAAATGGATTTTGGGtgaaaatttctgaaataGTGTTGTCCCAATTGAAGCTCTTCGTTGAACTTTGTACACttattggtgaaaaaatgcGGTCATTAGATCCAATAATTGTGGGGGAGTATTCATTTAATATACTGCGGCTGCTAAGTTGAGACGGTTTTCGCCATGTAGAGTAAAACTCCTGACGGTTGCTGTCGCCGATTCCTGAAATAGTGTCCCTGCCAAGGGTTGAACTGGAACTTATGAATCCATCCTCCTCATCTGAtttcaatttggaaaaaatctGCAAACCAGGAACCTGTAACGGGGGGGGGCGTGAATTTATTGCCATTTTTTAGACAAAATCAACAGAACTTTCACAAGTAAGTAGAAGGAATCTctcctgaaaaaaatattagtATGTCAGTTAATAATGGAAGCTTGTTTTCCCAACcttttggaaaatgcaTATAATTGTTTAAAAGTTTGAAATCCACCAATAGTctaaaatattttgaatggagacggttttttttatttatacaGATCAGTAAACttttgtttacatttcagcttttttttacgtGCGTTTCtattaagaaaaaagagaaaaaatgatttcGCCCAGGATCGAACTGGGGACGTTCTGCGTGTTAAGCAGATGCCATAACCGACTAGACCACGAAACCAATGTTTTATTGATTATGTTGTATTACGAGCTCGGGTAATACCGGATGTCTTGACAATCCTAAATTCGTTTAGGAGAGTAACTTGTTGTCAGACTTATTATTAACGTGATTCACAGAATGTTACTTATCCtatataatctatataagaTCTAAATCTAACTAAAGGGTGGAAGCGCGGAATCTCGGATCTAAACTAATTGTTCAGGTATTTATACGTTTGGTTGGTTTGGTTCATCTTAGGCAAGTAGGCTGCCTAGTATACTCAATCTTGTCTGTTTTGGAACTATTGTTTCGTACGTGTTTCATACATGTTTTATGTCTAGGTTGATAAATCTAGTAATGCTGAGGTATCTCATTTTGAGATACAACagattattatttttaatgaTGATACTCTACTATTTGTGTTTGCTAGAGATTTTGCAGCGCTTTCAAATTCATGAGACAGCTGCTTATTTGCTTTCAACAGTGTttagggaatttactataagttcaatgtaacgactcatatcacttatatatatataaattccaagttgatgttcaataaTGGACCTTtgtgttggaacaagtaggttcatcattattcacataactagtccttgtttcaggatgaagaatgtttaaatgacgttctattggtgggtgcacttggagtcaaagatccattaattggaacatcaacttggaatgtatatataaatgatatgtGTCGTTACActgaacttatagtaaattccctagtttattattatgttgaacatacttaatatgtccaatcggtgtgtgttttatatacctctcttatatagtataagaacgtgttttgctttttattcttaattaatactacgAATTATCAACACTTTGATTTCAGTCAACCCCACTCTCCAACAGCTCGGTTAGCATTCCTTCATCCTACTAAAGATGCCACATCTATGTAACATATGCGAAGTACACTTTGGAATACAATATGTATACTTTAGATAGTGATGatgactagttatgtgaataagTATGAATCTgcttgttccaacaaagGTTGTTATAGTTGTTGCTAGTGAATTATCTTAAATCATGTTAAAAAGATGATGTGGTACAAAATTCAACTGTCATTGAAATTAGGGGAAGTTTAAAGCGAGAGGAATTGATAATTGCTGtccagtaaaatcttgtgacatttgttgggattccatttttgataaggttaataatgttatgtatatagaatatactaaaagttctcctcatggatttaggaatctacgaaagggaatcgacacttttacataatcttattcttatttcttccttcattttatacgttgTTATCATCcatcctattgcattatcaatccttgtgcttcagcttccatTAAATACGATAACagttctgaatcttattttacTAGTCTGGTAATTtgcgtcatcttcttaacgcagtatatgataatattttagTTACATGAATGtatgtattaatcagctgtactagtacTTGATGAATAGCTGGTTATTGTTCCAGCAATAATGTA
The window above is part of the Saccharomyces kudriavzevii IFO 1802 strain IFO1802 genome assembly, chromosome: 13 genome. Proteins encoded here:
- the DNF3 gene encoding aminophospholipid-translocating P4-type ATPase DNF3 (similar to Saccharomyces cerevisiae DNF3 (YMR162C); ancestral locus Anc_2.349) is translated as MGIADGQRRRSSSLRTQMFNKHLYDKYRGRTDDEIELEDINENKASSNGDNNDGDGGDENSGSYAVEVEFEEEGYDSPEASYNIVTKILDTILDRRRTFHSKDGRHIPIILDHNAIEYQRAANKRDCYLIDERFSKPYCDNRITSSRYTLYSFLPRQLYAQFSKLANTYFFIVAVLQMIPGWSTTGTYTTIIPLCVFMGISMTREAWDDFRRHRLDKEENNKPVDVLIKDEVYDSHEVYGLPNSVMSSTAYLTKLKAAENDLPSNSDQNYTQRQFLDTHFNNFELLKIKYNVHIQQKKWEKLRVGDFVLLTQDDWIPADLLLLTCDGENNECFVETMALDGETNLKSKQPHPELNKLTKAASGLANINAQVTVEDPNIDLYNFEGNLELKNSRNDTIMKYPLGPDNVIYRGSILRNTQNVVGMVIFSGEETKIRMNALKNPRTKAPKLQRKINMIIVFMVLVVAVISLFSYFGHVLHKKRYIDKNQAWYLFQTDAGVAPTIMSFIIMYNTIIPLSLYVTMEIIKVIQSKMMEWDIDMYHAETNTPCESRTATILEELGQVSYIFSDKTGTLTDNKMIFRKFSLCGSSWMHNADLSTSEDTSDDNNRDNTSYLKLPPKVRNGSNIDVVSIGDQNVLDRLGLSKESIEKVQRPSLDEFPQSRNSIEYKGNSSAIYTGRPSMRSLFGKENLHSNKEASDFSPYESFKDDIKSSFDLIQFIQRYPTALFSQKAKFFFLSLALCHTCLPKKASNESMEEDSVEYQSSSPDELALVTAARDLGYIVLNRNAQILTIKTFPDGFEGDAILEDYEILNYIDFNSQRKRMSVLVRLPNRPNQVLLICKGADNVIIERLHDHELAAKKMADICANTKERKDAEAELVLQQRKSLERTVNEEARTSLRNSLSGIPRASLSLQAVRRSLSMKNSRSRDPEKQIDSIDQFLETVKKSDQEIDSVVNKSRKSLHKQQVEKYGLQASSNETRSPNSNLAMNSKKEGSQYDYDTELLEHIGNDELILNEEYVIERTLQAIDEFSTEGLRTLVYGYKWIDIAHYDNWNKRYHQAKTSLTDRKMKIDEVGAEIEDGLNLLGVTAIEDKLQKGVSEAIEKIRRAGIKMWMLTGDKRETAINIGYSCMLIKDYSTVVILTTTDENIISKMNAVSQEVDSGNIAHCVIVIDGATLSMFEGNPTYMSVFTELCTKTDSVLCCRASPSQKALMVSNIRNTDPNLVTLAVGDGANDIAMIQSADIGVGIAGKEGLQASRVSDYSIGQFRFLLKLLLVHGRYNYIRTSKFMLCTFYKEITFYFTQLIYQRYTMFSGSSLYEPWSLSMFNTLFTSLPVLCIGMFEKDLKPMTLLTVPELYSYGRLSQGFNWLIFMEWVVLATANSLLITFLNVVMWGMSSLSDNTMYPLGLINFTAIVALINVKSQFVEMHNRNWLVFTSVVLSCGGWLVWCCALPILNKTDQIYDVAYGFYNQFGRDITFWCTSLVLALLPITLDIVYKTIKVMIWPSDSDIFAELEQKNDIRKKLELGAYSEMRQGWTWDKDPSTLTRYTDKVLSRSRTNSRTSAKAHDINLVENGNMDYLPKKSILLNPSEKSSERYEVLPSGKLIRRPSLKSQTSKESVGGNITTKITKKLKLPSRNAEEEDVKQIIQARLKDLE
- the INP2 gene encoding Inp2p (similar to Saccharomyces cerevisiae INP2 (YMR163C); ancestral locus Anc_2.347) produces the protein MAINSRPPPLQVPGLQIFSKLKSDEEDGFISSSSTLGRDTISGIGDSNRQEFYSTWRKPSQLSSRSILNEYSPTIIGSNDRIFSPISVQSSTKSFNWDNTISEIFTQNPFSVIHQFFEEFQYSIITSHFLNDLNHYRLTLHLNQSIMNFHKSSAILQKVPLRSLAFLTTKYGKLAVVENKNIYIKQDFHYLSVLLTSYRVLRQLKKYCKKKNDSGLKRVLSSVLVVVYLSMQQEHFRSHLICYKTLIEVQKVLKSLQQVDVMVHKYHLRYKEIKNYRIISRVTFISNADEYSSMVEELLTFSSDALFYKLKTIIGDIVILSNTSELSKYCELYGIDISNLYYNTIIAFKDLDGKLLRLKLLKKFMLCCLLSLDMTGDGNFFSSNMQNALNKIFPDYMVRMQQKKKNSIDTFQRVTNLLKGLNPLLSAVLISLNDHKQILYALPGESWPTNGGEKSNKYSFSKSDEVFQALNYVKKIENDLLAVDVQNGITETYKSNVQDKLEELIRFWKGLKTCNNFTKARKTPITNTTVRGFHLDILKGRQSSSSSSIQGLNLEKKVEFINVNESENEPSENDIELENDEVYNCEDHYYDVGIGVDESRPVCFSANVDCKTPDFKQLSDNELRRKLDERILKLARENREGRERLRTAKSFELLRKTEDSTPIGFDFAKPSREDGLLESGSLSKCKVSSEETIPFLYELEGLLGNES